One Perca flavescens isolate YP-PL-M2 chromosome 5, PFLA_1.0, whole genome shotgun sequence genomic window, TCAATCTTTATTAAGATGATATCAAGTTAAGTCAATAGGTTCCCAAACTTTACATCAAGGATCCCTAAGCTGACATAAATTAGAACATGGACCCCTTTAATTAAGATTTTGTCCCAGGGTCCTGTAGCTGAATCTCtacttttagatgttttattacccTAACTATGAAAGCCATGATCCAAATAGCCATACGCCCTGTCGtcgtgttacttatggatggatTTTGAGTGAAAAATAATTCCCACTTTGAGAACTACTGAGTTAAGTAACTTTGTGGGGAGGGGGGAAAACGATATCATCCAGCTTCTCAGTAACGTCGATTCATCTTCTTGAACTTCTCGTAATGGTAGTCGTCTGTGGCCTTTTCGTTGTTGGGACGTTTGCGGTAGTTGGGCGGTTCTGGAACTGGAGTAACACAAGAAGGAATCAATCAGATTGCAGGTTTCAGAAGAGTGGTGAGCAACTATTCTATCTGTATAAACAATGTTCCAAATGAAGTCACTCCTGCCAGAGAGTTTATGGAAAGTAGTAcatgccccctttttttttttttttttttttttttttttttaaattgagctTACACTGATTATTGCAGTCAAGttgtcaatcttcctctataataccattcaaatATAACATAAGCACTCTGGCTCGGTGgatgtcgattttaaagtcacgttaaaactatttcccttCCTTAcgatttccagccgcagccGGTCACTCCCCCTTGTACTCAGTACGTAATGTTGTACTAATATTACTCtgtacgtaacgttagctccaTAATGTTGTGCTAATGTTACTCGgtatgtaacgttagctccaTAATGTTGTACTAATGTTACTtggtacgtaacgttagcttagacacgattccttgtgtttctcacttcTGCTAAGTTAATGTTCATAAGACGTGACACATGCAGCTAGGCCAAggcgagaagagggagattagctaaccttggacaacaacaaaaaggtcacattcgaatagtattgatttttttactatttgaaTTATATTCGTCTATCGGTatttgttccaacagccctagtcTGCAGTCTAGTGGCACTGAGCTGCGATACACAAAGGAACTGTGTAGTAGAGGTGTTGAAGTGAATCATCGCATCGATGCATCGCGATGCGGACCTGGGCGATTCTGCACCCATGCTGTGACGGACCATAATCGGTTAGtgcctactgatgttacttgttgattttccgctcgctgctttattttgtttctgcctGTTGTCAGCTGTGTTCAGacttaagagcagatacaataaaaatgggagttcatatatatttgactgcttgaatttgtcgatgaaaaccatgtgtagccatatataataatattgaggaggtcATGCATCGTGATATTGAATCCATTTGAATCGTGGACAGGATAATGGTAATCAAATtgaatcgtgagaccagtgaagagtCACACCCCTACAGTGTAGAGCAGCAAAGATTGATCGATtagtcaactattaaattaaacgcagaatattttgataatcggtttGAGGCATCtctctctgattccagcttcttaaatgtgaatattttctagttttttttttaaacctcttaCCCTCTGGACCCggtttctctgtgtctcccaCGCGCAGCGGCCTCGCTTTGGgctcctctctgtgtctctggtgcCTCTGTGGTGCGTTCACATCCTCGTGATAGACTGAGAAAAGACAATGGCATATTATTTAACCGACCTCTCATTACCTATCGGGTGTCCTCTCACTATTTGAGCCCCCGGTGTTTACAGATCAACAGCACTCACAGCGGTTGTGTTGAACGTAGTTGACGGCGATGTTTGTGGGAACAAAAGATGTGCCGTTGTCTTTTTTCTTGTTCCTTTGTTCTTGCAGAAGTCTGGCTTTTGCATCCTCTGTCTGGATAATGTTCTTTATCTTTGCACTGGGAGAGATAGCACAGATACAGGCAATCAGTAACAGAGCTGTGTCCTTTTGCTGACCTGTCTCAATGCAGAATGTCTTTCTAGCATattaaggctacatttacattgcaacGTTTTGGTTTAGAAACAAATGTCTTTGGCTGCGTTTACACCTCGTATTCACACCGCTCTGGCGTTTCAGAGCtcctaaaacggagacatttgaaaacacttctgaccccgttttggtttggaatgtgcggggttgtgttgcagtctcagcGGCCGCAAATGGAGACCTTTActttttcaggtttttcttCAGCACGGTTTCTTTATTCTGCTCTTTTCTTTTAATACCTATTTATACAACCGGATGCCAACGTTCCACAGCCTGATTGGGTCATTGCGTCTCCTTCTCTTACAGTCCtgcagaggctccacgcagagctttcgccgtagcctatgtaagtggcctgatctttatacttgtgcgctggtgtgtgcgtcgagctggcatgtgtgtgtgtgtgtgtgtgtgtgtgtgtgtgtggagagtggGTGACAGatcgagggagaagtgagagagtgacggcgattagttTCTGAGCGAGtactgactctagagtcatagtgagagaaacaaagtgtctcctctgttctttctgaccacggtgggaaatctggagcaggagaagttaaccctctccttgagttcatgttgtttatggagaatgAGAACCAGGAATTGAGTCGGGACCAAAACCTAGCAATGTTGATGTAGCCTTAAAGATAAAAGACAACTCATGAAATCTCTAAAACAGTCAATCTAAAGGATAGCGTTGAGACTCTTCTATACGTACTCAATGCCGAGATCGACTTCAGGGATCCCGCTGAGCATCTGATTGGACAACATCTCCTCCGTCTTCTTGGCAGAGTTGACTCGGATGCTCTCAGGCAGCTCGTACAGGTGGTCCTCGGCGTTCTTCACCTTCACTTTCTGTTCCTCCGCTTCCACCAAGCCCTTCTTCTTTTTCAGCTCCGTCTCGATATATTTCATCCTGTGGGGGtaggtttattaaaaaaaaggtattaaggGTTTTAAAATTTTTCTACGAAGCAACTGCGTGTGAGTATCTAATCCATCCTGATTGTGTCctaaatgtttgtattttatgtgatttaAGATTTCATTCAATTCATTAATCTTTCAAACTAAAATACAAACCAATCCAAGCCATACATGGTGGCTTCCAACATTTAGATAAATATGTTATTGATGTTGgtgtctaaaatgtaaatatactctaCTATGAACTGAAGTAATAATAACTCTGGTTGAGGTGTTAGGGCTGTGGAATTAATCACATTTTGATTTTGGCTTCTAACGATGACAATAACTATTTAATCGGGAACAaccattattttgtttttcttttattggtgttgtatttatgacttgttttcaAAAGACTGAAAGTGCACTACGACAGTTTGTGTTATTATTTAATACTAttgtcacatttttcttttttaaataatttattttaaggggaattcaaaaagttcaacggggaaagtatgaagggaaatttcacagttcaggGTGTTTTACCTGTTGatctgtttttatgtattttcttgtttaataaatgcaacatctttctaaaagtcaatgagtaattgtATTCCAAAATCGttttttcaatattgaccaaaataattgtgatatgattttttcccccataatcaagcagccctagGTGGTGATTGGGATGAATCTGTTTTCCCTGTAACTGTAATCTGACCAGTGTGTGCATCGGTCACGACTTTCTGAATACCAAGGAGagagaggttgtgtgtgtgtgtgtgtgtgtgtgtgtgtgtgtgtgtgtgtgtgtgtgtgtgtgtgtgtgtgtgtgtgtgtgtgtgtgtgtgtgtgtgtgtatatgtcacaagtggggggaaaaaagccgCCGTACATGTCCGCATCCTCGTCTCTTCTGTTAGTTTCAGCGGAAAA contains:
- the c5h9orf78 gene encoding splicing factor C9orf78 homolog; the encoded protein is MPCGKNFRRRRDSSDVEEDETTNEVRSKLSEAKELQSLRKRQTGVSVTALLVGEKQPHDAEADNDPFKLKTGGVVDMKKIKDRNRDMGRAEEETDLNLGTSFSAETNRRDEDADMMKYIETELKKKKGLVEAEEQKVKVKNAEDHLYELPESIRVNSAKKTEEMLSNQMLSGIPEVDLGIDAKIKNIIQTEDAKARLLQEQRNKKKDNGTSFVPTNIAVNYVQHNRFYHEDVNAPQRHQRHREEPKARPLRVGDTEKPGPEVPEPPNYRKRPNNEKATDDYHYEKFKKMNRRY